A single Mangrovimonas sp. YM274 DNA region contains:
- a CDS encoding PepSY domain-containing protein, producing the protein MSKKRKNPSKLRQLNNWLHLWLGLISGIVVFIVSITGCFYAFQQEIKDSLEPWRFVEVQNKPYVAPSQLLDTAAVYMPNAKPTGLTYANVDGAAAVGFGGMENGKRTFSVVFMNPYTGEFLKKQQPIGSGQFDFFRFIIDGHRALWLPYEVGRPIVGVSTLVFLLLLITGLVMWWPKNWKKSNRDKSFKIKWKAKFKRLNYDLHNVLGFYALLFALILGITGLVWSFQWFDKAVYFIASGGDIKEMGHHHPHSNLENKTLAWNDSLSPLDKAWYKTLEIDEQVKGMYMTPILEDEDDPIEITVYHQEGSWYDHNEYFYDRYTLEPLEQEGSKFSEASFADQLFMMNYDIHIGSVFGLAGKVFAFLISFICASLPVTGFLVWWHKKKKTSKKNSIYKGS; encoded by the coding sequence ATGAGTAAAAAGCGTAAAAACCCAAGTAAATTAAGACAATTAAATAACTGGCTTCACCTATGGTTGGGATTAATTTCTGGTATTGTGGTGTTTATTGTGAGTATTACGGGATGTTTTTATGCCTTTCAGCAGGAGATTAAAGACAGCTTGGAGCCTTGGCGCTTTGTGGAGGTTCAAAACAAACCCTATGTAGCCCCTAGTCAATTGCTGGATACTGCAGCCGTTTATATGCCTAATGCTAAACCCACTGGATTAACTTATGCTAATGTAGATGGCGCAGCAGCTGTTGGGTTTGGAGGAATGGAAAACGGAAAGCGTACTTTTTCAGTTGTTTTTATGAATCCGTATACAGGAGAATTTTTAAAGAAACAACAGCCTATAGGAAGTGGCCAATTTGACTTCTTTCGTTTTATAATAGATGGGCATAGAGCACTTTGGTTGCCCTACGAGGTTGGAAGGCCCATCGTTGGAGTGTCTACCCTTGTGTTTTTATTGCTACTTATAACCGGATTGGTGATGTGGTGGCCTAAAAACTGGAAGAAAAGTAATCGTGATAAAAGTTTTAAGATAAAATGGAAGGCTAAATTTAAACGCCTTAATTACGATTTACATAATGTTTTAGGCTTTTATGCATTGTTATTTGCATTGATTTTGGGAATTACAGGGTTGGTTTGGAGCTTTCAATGGTTTGATAAAGCGGTGTATTTTATTGCTTCTGGCGGGGACATAAAAGAAATGGGACATCACCATCCGCATTCCAATTTAGAAAATAAAACCTTGGCTTGGAACGATAGTCTCTCACCTTTGGATAAGGCTTGGTATAAAACCCTTGAAATTGATGAGCAGGTAAAGGGGATGTACATGACGCCAATTTTGGAAGATGAAGATGACCCTATAGAAATTACTGTCTATCACCAAGAAGGATCTTGGTACGACCATAACGAATATTTTTACGACAGATATACTTTAGAACCTTTAGAACAAGAAGGAAGTAAATTCTCGGAAGCGTCTTTTGCAGATCAGTTATTCATGATGAATTACGACATCCATATTGGTTCTGTTTTCGGATTGGCCGGAAAGGTATTTGCATTCCTCATCAGTTTTATTTGCGCCAGTTTACCAGTGACCGGATTTTTGGTCTGGTGGCATAAAAAGAAGAAAACATCAAAAAAAAATAGTATTTATAAAGGCTCTTGA
- a CDS encoding DUF4374 domain-containing protein has translation MKISRKISAWSLGLMAAVSMMSCSSDDDSNDSGSSVAEKPFALSLAIQGSEGGFTYYTVPFENVMEGTLSATGQGIEQPGYYDFTKVDNTIYSIGGLDDTDVSAITQNADQTLSTEGNVSLNESILDLVKADDETLISVSLPSTVGGVVTFRLFDANTVSITETVELPSSDLHSATDAVPAYSGLRVVGSHVFLSYYMSNPTTWVTDYTEQAQVAVYSYPELEFIKVITDDRVGPIGGFNIKSGLEVDEAGNIYAISHSNPANGYSQSTKPSGILKINAGETEFDQAYFFDVDAATGGSNISHLRYIGNGRAFVEVNTAARSEQGTWSDSPLRSAVADLNNFTVNYIDGVPVHNGDGRRLAALYSDGYVYLCIPEEGSIHVYRMDTTNYTSTKGAQIQANFVAGFFKF, from the coding sequence ATGAAAATATCAAGAAAAATTTCAGCATGGAGTTTAGGACTTATGGCAGCAGTGTCTATGATGTCTTGTAGCTCGGACGATGATAGTAACGATTCAGGTAGTTCGGTAGCCGAAAAACCATTCGCCTTATCATTAGCCATACAAGGAAGTGAAGGTGGGTTTACCTATTACACGGTGCCTTTTGAAAATGTTATGGAAGGCACACTTTCGGCTACAGGGCAAGGTATAGAGCAACCAGGATATTACGATTTTACTAAAGTAGATAATACCATTTACAGTATTGGTGGATTAGATGATACCGATGTATCAGCAATTACCCAAAATGCAGATCAAACGCTTTCTACAGAAGGGAATGTGTCTTTAAATGAAAGCATCTTGGATTTGGTGAAGGCAGATGATGAGACGTTGATTTCGGTGTCTCTACCTTCTACAGTTGGAGGTGTGGTTACCTTCCGTTTGTTTGATGCGAACACTGTGAGTATTACCGAAACGGTAGAATTGCCATCCAGCGATTTACATTCGGCAACAGATGCTGTCCCTGCATATTCAGGATTACGCGTAGTGGGTAGCCACGTATTTTTGAGCTACTATATGAGTAACCCAACAACTTGGGTAACAGATTATACCGAACAAGCACAGGTTGCAGTATATTCTTATCCGGAATTGGAATTCATTAAAGTAATTACAGACGACCGTGTTGGGCCAATTGGTGGATTTAACATTAAGTCTGGTCTAGAAGTGGACGAAGCTGGAAATATTTATGCTATTTCTCACTCTAACCCTGCAAATGGGTATAGTCAATCAACGAAGCCTTCTGGAATTTTAAAAATTAACGCTGGAGAAACTGAATTCGACCAGGCGTATTTCTTCGATGTTGACGCGGCTACAGGTGGATCAAATATTTCGCATTTAAGATATATTGGTAACGGAAGGGCTTTTGTAGAAGTAAATACAGCAGCTAGAAGTGAGCAAGGTACTTGGTCTGATAGTCCGTTACGTTCGGCTGTTGCTGATTTAAATAACTTCACGGTAAATTATATAGATGGTGTGCCGGTACATAATGGCGATGGTCGTCGTTTAGCGGCGTTGTACAGCGATGGTTATGTGTATTTATGTATTCCTGAAGAAGGTAGCATCCATGTGTACAGAATGGATACAACCAACTATACATCTACCAAAGGTGCTCAAATTCAGGCTAATTTCGTAGCAGGATTCTTCAAATTTTAA
- a CDS encoding TonB-dependent receptor encodes MKHLLYVMSIVCMLLTTTAWAQISQTANLSGQVTADDGEPLVGVSVVVLQTGIGTYTDADGFYKLPNIPAGTHKVQFSYVGFSTQTVVVELQSGEELTKVIVLTEDVTQIDEVTVKGLSKVQKVKQEPYSVKAISAKTYYNLSTDVQSILGRVEGVNIREEGGLGSDSQFSLFGFSGNQIKFFIDGIPMDNYGSSLGLNTIPVTSIERIEVYNGVVPVYLGTDALGGAVNIITKQNSNFLDAAYTFGSFNTHRADVNGAYTNSETGFTVRGNFNFNYSDNDYEVLADITDVNGNIEDERWVKRFHDTYKSGAAKVEVGVVDKSYADQLLIGITAAKDENDVQTGATMETVYGGIEQNSESVISTLKYRKSGLFAEPLDASFYAAYNATRTHNLDTLTGVRYNWLGTPVYTGTTEGEQGDRNDETLTDNEFNTQLNLGYQISESHTVAFNHALQYFHREIDDVLNPDKPENQFPKSYYKNNLGVSYTFSPNKKWNATLFGKGYFLNVETSKQYDFGTPNVRIDSYKNSKSAFGYGLATTYFLLENLQLKASYEHTYRMPAPEEIFGDNLFVTANPELGPEQSDNFNFNAKWDFEPAENHNVQLEGSFIYRNASDLIYQRVTVANPQTSFANLAEVRTLGYAGTLNYKFKDWLRFGGNITYQDITDQADFVYNDYAGQQTNFQKGFRIPNTPYLFGNVNAGVDFKDVVVKQSHLSVNYFFNYINEYFLSWAEYGSEDSKKIIPEQSSHDLAVSYSLKDGKYNVSLECKNITDQMLFDQYKLQKPGRAFYFKFRYAL; translated from the coding sequence ATGAAACATCTGCTGTATGTCATGTCGATTGTTTGTATGTTGTTGACAACAACTGCTTGGGCTCAAATTTCGCAAACAGCAAATTTATCTGGTCAAGTGACTGCTGATGACGGAGAGCCTCTTGTAGGGGTAAGTGTGGTTGTATTGCAGACCGGGATTGGTACTTATACAGATGCGGACGGATTTTATAAGTTACCCAATATCCCTGCGGGGACACACAAAGTTCAATTTAGTTATGTTGGGTTTTCAACACAAACCGTAGTTGTAGAGTTACAGTCAGGTGAAGAGTTGACAAAGGTGATTGTATTAACGGAAGATGTGACGCAAATCGATGAGGTTACAGTTAAGGGCTTATCTAAAGTTCAAAAAGTAAAACAAGAGCCTTATAGCGTTAAGGCAATTTCAGCTAAAACATATTATAACCTTTCAACTGATGTGCAAAGTATCCTAGGTCGAGTAGAAGGGGTGAATATCCGCGAGGAAGGTGGTTTAGGATCGGACTCTCAATTTTCTTTGTTCGGTTTTTCGGGAAATCAAATTAAATTTTTTATCGATGGTATTCCTATGGATAATTATGGATCGTCCTTAGGTTTAAATACCATTCCTGTGACTTCTATTGAAAGGATAGAAGTGTACAATGGCGTTGTTCCAGTGTATTTGGGAACAGATGCTTTGGGTGGTGCCGTAAATATTATCACCAAACAGAATAGTAATTTCTTGGATGCTGCCTATACTTTTGGTTCCTTCAATACCCACCGCGCCGATGTAAACGGAGCCTATACCAATAGTGAAACCGGATTTACGGTACGTGGAAATTTCAATTTTAATTATTCCGATAATGATTATGAGGTTTTAGCAGATATAACCGATGTAAACGGGAATATAGAAGATGAGCGCTGGGTAAAGCGTTTTCATGATACTTATAAATCGGGAGCCGCAAAAGTGGAAGTTGGAGTTGTAGACAAGAGTTATGCCGATCAGTTGTTAATTGGAATTACGGCTGCCAAAGATGAGAATGATGTGCAAACGGGCGCAACGATGGAAACCGTTTACGGAGGTATAGAGCAAAATAGTGAATCGGTAATTTCTACTTTAAAATATAGAAAGTCCGGATTGTTTGCAGAGCCTTTGGACGCTAGCTTTTATGCGGCCTATAATGCTACCCGAACCCATAATTTAGATACCTTAACTGGAGTGCGTTACAATTGGTTGGGCACTCCTGTTTATACAGGAACCACGGAAGGTGAGCAGGGAGATAGAAACGATGAGACTTTAACCGATAACGAATTCAATACCCAGTTAAATCTAGGGTATCAAATAAGCGAATCTCATACGGTAGCTTTTAACCATGCTCTCCAGTATTTTCATCGTGAAATAGATGATGTATTAAATCCCGATAAACCTGAAAATCAGTTTCCAAAGTCTTATTATAAAAATAACCTGGGGGTTTCTTACACTTTTAGTCCAAACAAAAAATGGAATGCCACGCTGTTTGGAAAAGGGTATTTTTTAAATGTTGAAACCAGTAAACAATATGATTTTGGAACCCCTAACGTAAGAATAGATTCTTATAAAAATTCGAAAAGTGCTTTTGGATATGGTTTGGCAACAACCTATTTTTTATTGGAGAACCTTCAGTTAAAAGCTTCTTATGAGCACACTTACAGAATGCCTGCTCCAGAAGAAATATTTGGGGACAACCTGTTTGTAACGGCTAATCCAGAGTTGGGGCCTGAGCAAAGTGACAATTTTAATTTTAATGCGAAGTGGGATTTTGAACCTGCAGAAAACCATAATGTGCAGTTGGAAGGTAGTTTTATTTATAGAAATGCTTCCGATTTAATTTATCAGAGAGTTACAGTAGCGAATCCACAAACCAGTTTTGCAAATTTAGCGGAGGTGAGAACCCTTGGTTATGCCGGAACGCTCAATTATAAATTTAAAGATTGGTTGCGATTTGGGGGAAATATTACCTATCAAGATATCACGGATCAGGCAGATTTTGTCTATAACGATTATGCCGGCCAGCAGACCAATTTCCAGAAAGGCTTCCGTATTCCTAACACGCCTTATTTGTTTGGTAATGTAAATGCTGGGGTCGATTTTAAGGATGTTGTAGTAAAGCAATCGCATTTAAGTGTCAATTATTTTTTCAACTACATCAACGAATACTTTTTAAGTTGGGCGGAATATGGATCGGAGGATTCCAAGAAAATTATTCCTGAGCAGTCTTCACACGACTTGGCCGTTAGCTATAGCCTCAAAGATGGCAAATACAATGTCTCCTTGGAATGTAAGAATATCACTGATCAAATGCTGTTTGACCAATATAAATTACAAAAACCGGGGCGGGCATTCTATTTTAAATTCAGATACGCTTTATAA
- the upp gene encoding uracil phosphoribosyltransferase, protein MQIHDFSKENSILNSFIAEMRNVDIQKDQMRFRRNIERTGEILGYELSKVLHYESKTITTPLGNSKNNLLSNDIVLCSVLRAGVPLHNGLLNYFDQAENAFISAYRHHKDNPESFEIVVEYLACPDLNNKTLILADPMLATGQSMVATYEALKPFGTPKEVHLVSVIGAKEGVHYVSEHFSENTHLWIAAIDYQLNSHGYIVPGLGDAGDLAFGQKLQN, encoded by the coding sequence ATGCAAATCCACGATTTTTCAAAAGAGAATTCCATTTTGAATAGTTTTATTGCCGAAATGAGGAATGTAGACATTCAAAAGGACCAAATGCGGTTTAGACGCAATATTGAACGTACTGGGGAAATTTTGGGATATGAATTGAGTAAGGTTCTGCACTATGAATCAAAAACCATTACAACCCCATTAGGTAATTCAAAAAACAACCTTTTGAGTAACGACATTGTTTTATGCTCTGTCCTTCGCGCTGGCGTTCCTTTGCACAATGGCCTTTTAAACTATTTCGACCAGGCAGAGAACGCTTTTATTTCTGCCTATAGGCACCACAAGGACAACCCTGAAAGCTTTGAAATTGTTGTGGAATACTTGGCCTGCCCAGACCTAAATAATAAAACCTTAATTTTGGCCGACCCCATGTTGGCAACAGGACAATCCATGGTAGCCACTTATGAAGCCCTAAAACCTTTTGGAACTCCTAAAGAAGTACATTTGGTAAGTGTTATTGGCGCCAAAGAAGGGGTCCACTATGTCTCTGAACATTTTTCTGAAAACACACATTTATGGATCGCTGCTATTGATTACCAATTAAACAGTCATGGCTATATTGTACCTGGATTAGGCGATGCTGGGGACTTAGCTTTTGGACAAAAATTACAGAATTAA
- a CDS encoding DUF6427 family protein, protein MVSSFFSKAKPIHFVVVSTALCIAFVITKLFMVHEPFGVWDVLKQVLLFGVCLFSIFIFDFLSGKNDLTKKNSFKILFFTLFFMMLPETFLNSKILLANLFILLAMRRIISLRSKKDVKKKLFDGAFWISLATLVYFWSSLFYILIFAALFLYSIADLRDWIIPLVAVITVAMITTSVLVLFNIDLLSYVADMDMSISFDFSSLNSKHIIVAATMMLSCFVWGSVYYLKNIVTKAKSYKSAYILVFIATIIALTILVIAPKKTGAEFIFLFAPLSIILSNYMDVITEKWFKEVFVWVLILTPVVGLIL, encoded by the coding sequence ATGGTATCCAGTTTTTTTAGCAAAGCAAAACCCATACATTTTGTGGTGGTAAGTACAGCCTTGTGTATTGCTTTTGTGATAACAAAACTGTTCATGGTTCACGAGCCTTTTGGAGTATGGGATGTCCTCAAGCAAGTGCTTCTTTTTGGAGTGTGTTTGTTCTCCATTTTTATATTCGATTTTTTATCGGGCAAAAATGATTTGACTAAGAAGAACAGTTTTAAAATCTTGTTTTTTACCCTGTTTTTCATGATGTTGCCAGAAACTTTTTTGAATTCAAAAATCCTTTTGGCAAATTTGTTTATTCTTTTGGCCATGAGACGAATTATAAGTCTGCGTTCCAAAAAGGATGTTAAAAAGAAATTGTTTGATGGCGCCTTTTGGATTAGCTTGGCTACATTGGTGTATTTCTGGTCTTCTCTTTTTTACATTTTGATTTTTGCAGCTTTGTTTCTGTATTCCATTGCAGATTTAAGGGATTGGATCATACCTTTGGTCGCTGTTATCACAGTAGCTATGATAACCACAAGTGTTTTGGTACTGTTCAACATTGATTTGCTTAGCTATGTAGCAGACATGGATATGTCTATAAGTTTTGATTTTTCAAGTTTGAATTCGAAGCATATTATTGTGGCTGCTACCATGATGTTGTCTTGTTTTGTTTGGGGGTCGGTGTATTATCTTAAGAATATTGTTACCAAAGCCAAAAGCTATAAATCGGCTTATATTTTGGTTTTTATTGCTACGATTATTGCTTTGACAATTCTGGTAATTGCACCAAAGAAAACAGGAGCTGAATTTATTTTCTTGTTTGCACCCTTGTCCATTATCCTTTCCAATTATATGGATGTAATAACCGAAAAATGGTTCAAGGAAGTATTTGTGTGGGTTTTAATATTGACCCCTGTAGTAGGTTTAATTCTGTAA
- the purD gene encoding phosphoribosylamine--glycine ligase, whose product MTILILGSGGREHTFAWKTAQSPLCTKLYVAPGNSGTADIAENVNIGVTDFPAIKELVVSKGIEMVVVGPEDPLVQGVHDFFLNDEQLKNVPVIGPEKAAAELEGSKEFAKEFMMRHNIPTAAYQSFDASTVEEGFKFLESLQAPYVLKADGLAAGKGVLILNDLEEAKAELKSMLVDAKFGNASAKVVIEEFLDGIELSCFVLTDGKNYKILPTAKDYKRIGEGDTGLNTGGMGAVSPVPFATEEFLTKIEERIVKPTVEGLQKDNLPYKGFIFIGLIKVGDDPKVIEYNVRMGDPETEVVLPRLKNDIVEIFNAIANQTLNEITIEIDERAATTVMLVSGGYPEGYEKGKEITGLDQIEGSIAFHAGADYKDGKVVTTGGRVMAITSYGNTYSEALKKSYQNIDKLHFDKMNYRKDIGFDL is encoded by the coding sequence ATGACTATTTTAATTCTCGGTTCAGGCGGGAGAGAACATACCTTTGCCTGGAAAACAGCCCAAAGCCCTTTATGTACAAAACTTTATGTAGCGCCAGGTAACTCTGGAACTGCCGATATTGCAGAAAACGTAAACATTGGTGTAACCGATTTTCCGGCCATTAAGGAATTGGTGGTTTCTAAAGGAATCGAAATGGTAGTTGTTGGTCCAGAAGACCCTTTGGTACAAGGTGTCCATGATTTCTTTTTGAATGATGAACAGCTTAAAAATGTGCCTGTAATTGGTCCTGAAAAAGCGGCAGCAGAATTGGAAGGAAGCAAGGAATTTGCCAAGGAATTTATGATGCGTCACAACATTCCAACGGCGGCTTACCAAAGTTTTGATGCTAGTACTGTTGAGGAAGGTTTCAAATTCTTGGAATCCTTGCAAGCTCCTTATGTATTGAAAGCTGATGGATTGGCAGCCGGAAAAGGTGTATTGATTTTAAATGACCTTGAAGAAGCCAAAGCCGAATTGAAAAGTATGTTGGTAGATGCCAAATTTGGAAATGCCAGTGCTAAGGTGGTGATTGAGGAATTTTTGGATGGTATAGAATTGAGCTGTTTTGTTTTGACCGATGGAAAGAATTACAAAATTCTTCCAACAGCAAAAGATTATAAGCGTATTGGAGAAGGGGATACCGGACTTAATACCGGAGGTATGGGAGCCGTGTCGCCAGTGCCGTTTGCTACCGAAGAATTCCTAACCAAGATAGAAGAACGAATTGTTAAGCCTACAGTAGAAGGTCTTCAAAAAGATAACTTGCCTTATAAAGGATTTATCTTTATTGGTTTGATAAAGGTTGGGGATGATCCTAAAGTGATTGAGTACAATGTGCGAATGGGAGATCCTGAAACCGAAGTGGTGTTGCCGAGACTTAAAAATGATATTGTTGAAATTTTCAATGCCATAGCCAACCAAACCTTGAATGAGATTACTATTGAGATTGATGAACGTGCGGCGACAACCGTAATGTTGGTGTCCGGTGGTTATCCAGAAGGCTATGAAAAAGGAAAGGAAATTACAGGTTTAGATCAAATAGAAGGTTCTATTGCGTTTCATGCAGGAGCTGACTATAAAGATGGAAAAGTAGTGACTACAGGAGGGCGTGTGATGGCTATTACCAGCTATGGAAATACGTACAGTGAGGCACTAAAAAAATCTTATCAAAATATAGATAAACTACATTTTGATAAGATGAACTATCGTAAAGATATTGGTTTTGACCTATAG
- a CDS encoding phenylacetate--CoA ligase family protein, protein MTLKEIQQYSESEFEAYLDHRKQAIFEYHIKHNTFYRSFAKRASGNYWNTVPIMTKRDLQQPLEDRLSRGFTTKDVYVNKTSGSSGDPFIFAKDKFCHALTWAVIQNRFGWHGLDFNSSKQARFYGIPLNKKNYYKERFKDYLGNRYRFSVFDMSDQALETCLSKFQQSKFEYINGYTSPIVQFAKFLERKNINLKSVCPTLKACVVTSEMLFDSDKNLLETQFGVPVVNEYGASELDLIAFQNPKGDWQVNSETLFVEILDENNQNVPLGEEGRIVITSLYNKAHPFIRYDIGDIGALSPNSTIQKPILKQLTGRTNDFAILPSGKVAAGLTFYYITKSIIEDDGNVKEFIIEQTCPDTFKIIYVSQDPLSTEKTKIITTEMERYLEKGLHIQFERKERLVRSKSGKLKQFTSQVKQHS, encoded by the coding sequence ATGACCCTAAAGGAAATTCAGCAATATAGTGAAAGTGAATTTGAAGCCTATTTAGACCATAGAAAGCAAGCCATTTTTGAATATCATATTAAGCACAATACATTTTATCGCTCATTTGCCAAAAGAGCTTCTGGCAATTATTGGAACACAGTGCCAATTATGACCAAAAGAGATCTACAGCAACCCTTGGAAGACCGCTTATCAAGAGGCTTTACCACAAAAGATGTTTATGTGAACAAAACCTCAGGATCTTCAGGTGATCCCTTCATTTTTGCCAAGGACAAATTTTGTCATGCCCTAACTTGGGCGGTAATTCAAAATAGGTTTGGATGGCATGGATTGGATTTCAACTCATCGAAACAGGCTAGGTTTTATGGCATTCCATTGAACAAGAAAAATTATTACAAAGAACGCTTTAAGGATTATCTAGGAAACCGCTACCGATTTTCGGTTTTCGATATGAGTGACCAAGCTTTGGAAACTTGTCTTAGTAAATTTCAGCAAAGTAAATTTGAATACATCAATGGCTACACCAGTCCTATTGTGCAATTTGCCAAGTTCCTAGAACGAAAAAACATCAATTTGAAATCAGTTTGTCCAACCTTAAAAGCTTGTGTAGTCACTTCGGAGATGCTATTTGATTCAGACAAGAACTTGTTGGAAACGCAATTTGGTGTTCCAGTGGTCAACGAATATGGTGCTTCGGAATTGGATTTAATTGCCTTTCAAAATCCAAAAGGAGACTGGCAAGTGAATAGCGAAACCCTTTTTGTAGAAATTTTGGATGAAAACAACCAAAATGTACCTTTGGGTGAAGAAGGACGTATCGTCATCACCTCTCTTTACAACAAAGCGCACCCATTCATAAGATATGATATTGGGGATATTGGCGCACTTTCTCCTAATTCCACCATTCAGAAACCCATTTTAAAACAGTTAACAGGAAGGACTAATGATTTTGCCATTCTCCCTAGCGGCAAAGTAGCCGCAGGTTTGACCTTTTACTATATCACGAAAAGTATTATCGAGGACGATGGCAATGTCAAGGAATTTATTATCGAACAAACATGTCCAGATACTTTCAAAATAATTTATGTAAGTCAAGACCCATTGTCTACTGAAAAAACGAAAATTATCACAACAGAAATGGAACGTTATTTGGAAAAAGGACTCCATATCCAATTTGAAAGAAAGGAACGCTTGGTACGTTCCAAAAGCGGCAAACTCAAACAATTTACATCACAAGTAAAGCAACATTCATGA
- the wecB gene encoding non-hydrolyzing UDP-N-acetylglucosamine 2-epimerase, whose amino-acid sequence MTITIVAGARPNFMKIAPIIEAIKKSNQSGKNIHYRLVHTGQHYDKNLSDTFFESLNIPFPDSNLEVKSGTQAEQTAAIMIGFEKELQQHPCDLVLVVGDVTSTMACTIVAKKAHIKVAHVEAGIRSGDITMPEEINRIVTDSLTDYFFTTSNHANNNLKQLGVTKDKIFFVGNVMIDTLLKNDVRFQKPELWDQLHLEAKKYLVLTLHRPSNVDEQEQLSSMLSLITNLGKDYPIIFPVHPRTKQVLEAMHIDAPNLHFVEPLGYLEFNFLVKHALAVLTDSGGITEETTVMNVPCITLRENTERPETCELGTNVLAGKDPEKIETAFQTLLSGKWKDTTIPKLWDGKTAERIIEHLINIYQL is encoded by the coding sequence ATGACTATTACAATAGTGGCGGGAGCCCGCCCTAATTTTATGAAAATAGCCCCCATTATTGAGGCTATAAAAAAAAGCAACCAATCAGGAAAAAACATCCATTACCGCTTGGTTCATACGGGACAACACTACGACAAAAATTTGAGTGACACGTTTTTTGAATCCCTCAACATACCTTTTCCCGACAGCAATTTGGAAGTAAAAAGTGGTACCCAAGCTGAACAAACCGCCGCCATTATGATAGGTTTTGAAAAGGAACTTCAGCAACACCCTTGCGATTTGGTCTTGGTAGTGGGAGACGTTACCTCGACCATGGCCTGTACCATTGTCGCCAAAAAAGCACATATTAAAGTGGCCCATGTAGAAGCAGGGATACGTTCCGGAGACATTACCATGCCAGAGGAAATCAATCGTATTGTCACCGATAGTTTGACCGATTACTTTTTTACTACTTCAAACCACGCCAATAATAACTTAAAACAATTAGGAGTTACAAAGGACAAGATTTTTTTTGTGGGGAATGTGATGATTGATACCCTTCTCAAAAATGACGTTAGATTTCAAAAGCCAGAGTTATGGGATCAATTACATCTAGAAGCTAAAAAGTATTTGGTTTTAACTCTTCACAGACCGAGCAATGTTGATGAACAGGAACAACTCAGCAGCATGCTATCCCTTATTACAAATTTGGGAAAAGATTACCCTATCATTTTTCCAGTACATCCACGAACAAAACAGGTTTTGGAAGCCATGCACATTGACGCTCCCAACCTTCACTTTGTGGAACCCTTGGGATATTTGGAATTTAATTTTTTGGTGAAACATGCTTTGGCCGTTTTAACCGACTCAGGGGGCATTACAGAAGAAACCACCGTAATGAATGTCCCTTGCATCACCTTGCGAGAAAATACCGAACGTCCAGAAACCTGTGAACTTGGCACCAACGTTTTAGCGGGAAAAGATCCTGAAAAAATTGAAACTGCTTTCCAAACTCTTCTTTCTGGCAAGTGGAAAGATACAACCATTCCAAAATTATGGGATGGCAAAACCGCCGAACGCATCATCGAGCACCTCATCAATATTTACCAGCTTTGA